GAAGCTGCCGCCCCAGGTGTAGGCGCAGTCCGCGCAGATGTCGTCCAGCACCTCGCCGTCCAGTCCGTTCAGGGTGCCCTCGTAGGCCCCGCTGCCGCCGGCCGCGTAGAAGAAGGTCAGGCTGATGAACGCGCCGCGGAAGGCGAGCGCTCCGTCGGTGAACGTGCCGGGCGAAACCGCGCTGGGCGGATCGACGCCCCAGTCGGCGTTCTGGGCTGGGTCGCGGTAGATGTCGAGGTAGCCGCCGCTGTAGTTGATCATGACGGTGCCGCCGCCGATGGGCGTCTCGCCGCCGCTGATCATGCCGTACATGTAGAAGGTCAACTCGTCGACGCCGAAATCGACCTGGAAGATCGGATCGGCGCCCGTGGCGACGGCCGTCACGATGAGCTCGTCTCCCGCGTCGCTGGGCAGAAGACCACCGGTCTCCCAGGCATAACCGATGTAGTCTATTGCCGGGTTCTGGGCGAGGACCGACGTCGCCAGAACGACCAGGGCGATTGCGGTCGCGAGGACATGAGCCGTCAACTTGTTCATCACGATGACACCTCCAACTTGGCCTGTTGTCGCAGTTGCGGCCTGCGGGTGCCGCTGTCGATTCGATTTGCATCGAAGCTCAAGGGTTTATTAATGAATCACGAGGGGCAATATAGGAGCGAAATGGTCTTGTGTCAATATATGCGAAACACCTAATATTTGAATTTTGATGTTATAGGCTGCTGCATGTGATCACGTGACGATCGTGGGTCGGCACGACGCCGTCGACCGGATGGCAGGTGATCAGGGTCAGCCGGTCCGGACCCGACGGATCCAGGGACCAGGCCTCGGAAGCCTGGACCACCTCGATCCTGACGACATCGTAAACCGCGGCGCCGCCGTGATAAACCAGTCTCAGCGCGTCCCCCCGGCGAAGATCGCCCATGAAGGAGGCCCAGCTGTCGCGGTGTCCGACGAGGACCAGGTTGCCGGGAGCGCCGGGCCACGCGGTTCCGTCCACGTGCCCGAGCCCGAAGGCCAGGCTCTCTCCCGACGCCCCGGTCAGCACCGGCCGCATCACCCCGAGACGCGGCGCCTCCAGTCGTGCGACGGCCTCGAAGTCGGCCCACGCCCACGGTCTGTGGCCCGCGCCGTCGGCGAGATGGGCCGCCAGGGCGCGCTCCACCAGGCGTCCGGCGA
This region of bacterium genomic DNA includes:
- a CDS encoding sortase codes for the protein GGGAGVRRRAGQLAVLSLVVLCLGAGLLGRDVYLRIKGALAGRLVERALAAHLADGAGHRPWAWADFEAVARLEAPRLGVMRPVLTGASGESLAFGLGHVDGTAWPGAPGNLVLVGHRDSWASFMGDLRRGDALRLVYHGGAAVYDVVRIEVVQASEAWSLDPSGPDRLTLITCHPVDGVVPTHDRHVITCSSL